From one Sphingomonas sp. BT-65 genomic stretch:
- the grpE gene encoding nucleotide exchange factor GrpE: MTEEDKTEATEDLRQETAAEAPEVADHDRVAQLEAQLEEAQNATLYARAEAQNLLRRAQKEAEDARAYAATSFARDILSVADNLSRALSAIPEDLRGDEKMKGLVAGLEATGRELDSVFARHGISKVSALGEALDPNRHQAMMEVPSADAAPGTIVQEIQSGYMIRDRLLRPALVGVARKAD, from the coding sequence ATGACCGAAGAAGACAAGACCGAGGCGACCGAAGACCTTCGCCAGGAAACCGCCGCCGAGGCCCCCGAAGTCGCCGACCACGACCGCGTCGCGCAGCTCGAGGCGCAGTTGGAAGAGGCCCAGAACGCCACCCTCTATGCCCGCGCCGAGGCGCAGAACCTGCTGCGCCGCGCGCAGAAGGAAGCCGAGGACGCGCGCGCCTATGCCGCGACCAGCTTCGCGCGCGACATCCTGTCGGTGGCGGACAATCTGTCGCGGGCGCTCTCCGCGATTCCCGAGGATCTGCGCGGGGACGAGAAGATGAAGGGGCTGGTCGCCGGGCTCGAAGCCACCGGCCGCGAGCTGGATTCGGTGTTCGCGCGGCACGGCATCTCCAAGGTATCGGCGCTGGGCGAGGCGCTCGACCCCAATCGCCACCAGGCGATGATGGAAGTGCCGAGCGCCGACGCCGCGCCGGGCACGATCGTGCAGGAAATCCAGTCGGGCTACATGATTCGCGACCGGCTGCTGCGCCCGGCGCTGGTCGGCGTGGCGCGGAAGGCGGATTGA
- the hrcA gene encoding heat-inducible transcriptional repressor HrcA, translated as MTTPPITELTDRARDIFRVVVESYLEAGQPVGSRTISRVAGLNLSPASIRNVMQDLEEFGLLAAPHTSAGRMPTESGLRLFVDGMMRASEPSAEERAAIEARAGTGGPVEEALANTTLALSGLSACAGMVLVPKAERVLRQFGFVPLGQDRALAVLVGEDGSVENRVVELPPGMPAAALEQAANYLTATLGGLTLSEARARVERELRAERAALDDAARALVERGLAIWSQDGGDRPVLIVRGQARLLDAAAADDLDRVSQLLDELEGKEEIARLLDSAREGEATRIFIGSENKLFALSGSSVIAKPVRSLDGRVVGVVGVIGPTRLNYARVVPMVDFTAATLAKLLA; from the coding sequence GTGACCACCCCGCCGATCACCGAGCTGACCGATCGCGCGCGCGACATTTTTCGCGTGGTGGTGGAATCCTATCTGGAGGCGGGGCAGCCGGTGGGGTCGCGGACGATCTCGCGCGTGGCGGGACTCAACCTCTCGCCGGCCTCGATCCGCAACGTGATGCAGGATCTGGAGGAGTTCGGGCTGCTCGCCGCGCCGCACACCAGCGCAGGAAGGATGCCGACCGAGTCGGGCCTCAGGCTGTTCGTCGACGGGATGATGCGCGCGTCCGAGCCCTCGGCGGAAGAACGCGCCGCGATCGAGGCGCGCGCGGGCACCGGCGGGCCGGTGGAGGAGGCGCTGGCGAATACGACGTTGGCACTCTCGGGGCTGTCGGCGTGCGCGGGGATGGTGCTGGTGCCCAAGGCGGAGCGCGTGCTGCGCCAGTTCGGCTTCGTACCGCTGGGACAGGATCGCGCGCTCGCGGTGCTGGTCGGCGAGGACGGGTCGGTCGAGAACCGCGTGGTCGAGCTGCCGCCCGGCATGCCGGCCGCGGCGCTGGAGCAGGCGGCGAACTATCTGACCGCGACGCTCGGCGGGTTGACCTTGAGCGAGGCGCGAGCGCGGGTCGAGCGCGAGCTGCGCGCCGAGCGGGCGGCGCTCGACGATGCGGCGCGGGCGCTGGTCGAGCGGGGGCTCGCGATATGGTCGCAGGATGGCGGCGACCGGCCGGTGCTGATCGTGCGCGGCCAGGCGCGGCTGCTCGACGCGGCGGCCGCCGACGACCTCGACCGGGTGAGCCAGCTGCTCGACGAGCTCGAGGGCAAGGAGGAGATCGCGCGGCTGCTCGACAGCGCGCGCGAGGGCGAGGCGACGCGCATCTTCATCGGATCGGAGAACAAATTGTTCGCGCTGTCGGGGTCATCGGTGATCGCGAAACCGGTGCGATCGCTGGACGGCCGCGTGGTCGGCGTGGTGGGTGTCATCGGACCGACACGGTTGAACTATGCCCGCGTCGTGCCCATGGTGGATTTCACCGCCGCGACATTGGCCAAGCTATTGGCCTGA
- a CDS encoding [protein-PII] uridylyltransferase — MSARFDSVPNRRAIVDRRALADELATLDAPDTMRLRQAAALRLKTALEAGRAEIANRLTEHPARGHESAASGAFLMDQLLRVLWDFTTSRLYPNSNPSAAERMTLVAVGGYGRGEMAPFSDVDIAFITPWKQTSWSEQVIESMLYSLWDMGLKVGHSSRSLDEMVREAKNDVTIRTALLEGRYVWGDTALYDEAAARFRNEVQNGTARAFIAQKLDERNERHRKMGDSRYVVEPNLKEGKGGLRDLHTLFWIGKYTYGVREPAELVGAGLLTKLEYRQFRRAENFLWAVRCHLHNLAGRTEDRLTFDFQREIAERMRYADRPGKSKVERFMHFYFLQAKMVGDLTGVFLAHLDEKFAARGSRFGLPRIRRSPAKLKGFVLDRGRLALPRDSFFAEEPVRLLEVFQLADLHALEVHPLTMRAAARDAKLIDDKRNDPRANALFMEVLTSPRDPETVLRWMNEAGVFGRFVPDFGRVVAQMQFDMYHHYTVDEHSIRAIGLLASIEKGEKREDHPLASGILDQIASRRALYVAVLLHDIAKGRGGDHSVLGAEVAQRLGPRFGLTPAETETAAWLVRWHLLMSATAFKRDLSDFKTILDFAEVVQSPQRLMMLLVLTIVDIRAVGPGVWNGWKRQLLTNLYDSAEEVLRLGHKQRGRSERITAKQEALAAAMGRDVSALIKRLPDPYWVAEPEDVIERNARFIERAGEAQLSVEATVYPDRGATLVTVYAADHAGLFYRIAGAIHAAGGNIIDARIHTTRDGMAIDNFLVQDPLGRPFDDPGQLARIETGIAEALANRAKLTERLAAKPLPRLRADAFAIEPAVLIDNKASNRFTVIEVNARDRPALLHHLAYALFQSKVTIHSAHVATYGERAVDTFYVTDLTGDKITAVLRLKSLERRMLDAATGLGEFATAA; from the coding sequence ATGTCCGCGCGCTTCGACTCCGTTCCCAACCGCCGCGCGATCGTCGATCGCCGCGCGCTGGCGGACGAGCTGGCCACGCTCGATGCGCCCGACACGATGCGGCTGCGCCAGGCCGCGGCGCTGCGGCTCAAGACCGCGCTGGAGGCGGGCCGCGCGGAGATCGCGAACCGGCTGACCGAACATCCCGCGCGCGGGCACGAGAGCGCGGCGAGCGGCGCGTTCCTGATGGACCAGCTGCTGCGCGTGCTGTGGGACTTCACCACCAGCCGCCTCTATCCCAACAGCAACCCGAGCGCGGCCGAGCGCATGACGCTGGTCGCGGTGGGCGGCTATGGCCGCGGCGAGATGGCGCCGTTCAGCGATGTCGACATCGCCTTCATCACGCCGTGGAAACAGACCAGCTGGAGCGAGCAGGTCATCGAATCGATGCTCTATTCGTTGTGGGACATGGGGCTGAAGGTCGGCCATTCGTCGCGCTCGCTCGACGAGATGGTGCGCGAGGCGAAGAACGACGTGACGATCCGCACCGCGCTGCTCGAAGGGCGCTATGTGTGGGGCGATACCGCGCTCTACGACGAGGCGGCCGCCCGCTTCCGCAACGAGGTGCAGAACGGCACTGCCCGCGCCTTCATCGCGCAGAAGCTGGACGAGCGGAACGAGCGCCATCGCAAGATGGGCGACAGCCGCTATGTCGTCGAACCCAACCTCAAGGAGGGCAAGGGCGGGCTGCGCGACCTGCACACGCTGTTCTGGATCGGCAAATACACCTATGGCGTGCGCGAGCCGGCCGAGCTGGTCGGCGCGGGGCTGCTGACCAAGCTCGAATACCGCCAGTTCCGCAGAGCCGAGAATTTCCTGTGGGCGGTGCGCTGCCACCTGCACAACCTCGCCGGGCGCACCGAGGACCGGCTGACCTTCGACTTCCAGCGCGAGATCGCGGAGCGCATGCGCTACGCCGACCGGCCGGGCAAGTCGAAGGTCGAGCGCTTCATGCACTTCTACTTCCTGCAGGCGAAGATGGTCGGCGACCTGACCGGCGTGTTCCTCGCGCATCTCGACGAGAAGTTCGCGGCGCGCGGGAGCCGCTTCGGGCTGCCGCGCATCCGCCGCTCGCCGGCCAAGCTCAAGGGCTTCGTGCTCGATCGCGGGCGCCTCGCGCTGCCGCGCGACAGCTTCTTCGCCGAGGAGCCGGTGCGGTTGCTCGAGGTGTTCCAGCTCGCCGACCTGCACGCGCTCGAAGTACATCCGCTGACGATGCGCGCGGCGGCGCGCGACGCCAAGCTGATCGACGACAAGCGCAACGATCCGCGCGCCAATGCGCTGTTCATGGAGGTGCTGACGTCCCCGCGCGATCCCGAGACGGTGCTGCGCTGGATGAACGAGGCGGGGGTGTTCGGCCGCTTCGTGCCCGACTTCGGCCGCGTCGTCGCGCAGATGCAGTTCGACATGTACCACCACTACACGGTGGACGAGCATTCGATCCGCGCGATCGGGCTGCTCGCCAGCATCGAGAAGGGCGAGAAGCGCGAGGATCATCCGCTGGCGAGTGGCATCCTCGACCAGATCGCCTCGCGCCGGGCGCTGTACGTCGCGGTGCTGCTGCACGACATCGCCAAGGGCCGCGGCGGCGACCATAGCGTGCTCGGCGCCGAGGTCGCGCAGCGGCTGGGCCCGCGGTTCGGCCTGACGCCGGCCGAGACCGAGACGGCGGCGTGGCTGGTGCGTTGGCACCTGCTGATGTCCGCGACCGCGTTCAAGCGCGACCTTTCCGACTTCAAGACGATCCTCGACTTCGCCGAGGTGGTGCAGTCGCCGCAGCGGCTGATGATGCTGCTCGTGCTCACCATCGTCGACATCCGCGCGGTGGGGCCGGGCGTGTGGAACGGGTGGAAGCGCCAGCTGCTCACCAATCTCTACGACAGCGCCGAGGAGGTGCTGCGGCTCGGCCACAAGCAGCGCGGGCGGAGTGAGCGGATCACCGCCAAGCAGGAGGCGCTCGCCGCGGCGATGGGACGCGACGTCAGCGCGCTGATCAAGCGGCTGCCCGACCCCTATTGGGTCGCCGAGCCCGAGGACGTGATCGAGCGCAATGCACGCTTCATCGAGCGCGCGGGCGAGGCGCAGCTGTCGGTCGAGGCGACGGTCTATCCCGATCGCGGCGCGACGCTGGTGACGGTCTATGCCGCCGACCATGCCGGCCTGTTCTACCGTATCGCTGGCGCGATCCATGCCGCGGGCGGCAACATCATCGACGCGCGCATCCACACCACGCGCGACGGCATGGCGATCGACAATTTCCTGGTGCAGGACCCGCTCGGCCGCCCGTTCGACGATCCCGGCCAGCTCGCGCGGATCGAGACGGGGATCGCCGAGGCGCTGGCCAACCGCGCCAAGCTGACCGAGCGGCTCGCCGCCAAGCCGCTGCCGCGGCTGCGCGCCGACGCCTTCGCGATCGAGCCCGCGGTGCTGATCGACAACAAGGCCTCGAACCGCTTCACCGTGATCGAGGTGAATGCCCGCGACCGGCCGGCTTTGCTCCACCACCTCGCCTACGCCCTGTTCCAGTCGAAGGTGACGATCCACTCGGCGCATGTCGCGACCTATGGCGAGCGCGCGGTCGACACCTTCTATGTGACCGACCTGACCGGCGACAAGATCACCGCGGTGCTGCGCCTGAAGTCGCTCGAGCGGCGGATGCTCGACGCCGCCACCGGCCTGGGGGAATTCGCCACCGCCGCCTGA
- a CDS encoding DUF6438 domain-containing protein — protein MRRLVAIMLLGLAVAGCRGIIPESGGAAPGAAPASAPAPTSREAITYEAGPCFGSCPVYSFTVAPDGRGSFTGKNFTTVTGERSFELTPAQYDAFAAALAPYRPARGTTRRYAHGEPGCEQAATDMPSTEIRWRAESTTTLYYYFGCDRAANQAMADAIGNAPDLIPALAPLIGARP, from the coding sequence ATGAGACGGTTGGTAGCGATCATGTTGCTCGGGCTCGCGGTGGCGGGGTGCCGCGGGATCATCCCCGAGAGCGGCGGGGCGGCGCCGGGAGCGGCGCCCGCATCGGCGCCGGCACCAACGTCGCGCGAGGCGATCACCTATGAGGCGGGGCCGTGCTTCGGATCGTGCCCAGTATACAGCTTCACCGTCGCGCCGGACGGGCGCGGGAGCTTCACCGGCAAGAACTTCACCACCGTCACCGGCGAGCGCAGCTTCGAGCTGACGCCGGCGCAGTATGACGCGTTCGCGGCAGCGCTCGCGCCCTACCGGCCGGCACGCGGGACGACGCGCCGCTATGCGCATGGCGAGCCGGGATGCGAGCAGGCGGCGACCGACATGCCGAGCACCGAGATACGCTGGCGCGCGGAGAGTACCACGACGCTCTATTATTATTTCGGCTGCGACCGCGCGGCGAACCAGGCGATGGCCGATGCGATTGGCAATGCGCCCGACCTGATCCCCGCGCTGGCGCCGCTGATCGGCGCGCGGCCTTGA
- the infC gene encoding translation initiation factor IF-3: MSRRGFAPPVPTGPRFNEFIQSPKVRVIDHEGENLGVMYTREAMEQAQELGLDLVEVSPNADPPVAKFLDVGKYKYEAQKKANLARKSQKTQEIKEIKMRPNIDDHDYDTKMKAVHKFIGEGDKVKITLRFRGRELSHGQLGMALLQRVQADTAEDAKVESYPRMEGRQMLMVLAPK, translated from the coding sequence ATGTCCCGGCGCGGGTTCGCGCCCCCGGTGCCCACCGGCCCGCGCTTCAATGAATTCATCCAGTCGCCCAAGGTCCGCGTGATCGACCATGAGGGCGAGAATCTGGGCGTGATGTACACGCGCGAGGCGATGGAACAGGCGCAGGAGCTCGGCCTCGACCTGGTCGAGGTGTCGCCCAACGCCGATCCGCCCGTCGCCAAGTTCCTCGATGTCGGCAAGTACAAGTACGAGGCCCAGAAAAAGGCCAACCTCGCGCGCAAGTCGCAGAAGACGCAGGAGATCAAGGAGATCAAGATGCGTCCGAACATCGACGATCACGACTATGATACGAAGATGAAGGCGGTCCACAAGTTCATCGGCGAGGGCGACAAGGTGAAGATCACCCTGCGCTTCCGCGGCCGCGAACTGTCGCACGGCCAGCTCGGCATGGCGCTGCTCCAGCGCGTCCAGGCGGACACCGCCGAGGACGCCAAGGTCGAGAGCTATCCGCGCATGGAAGGCCGCCAGATGCTGATGGTGCTGGCGCCGAAGTGA
- a CDS encoding AraC family transcriptional regulator yields MTFHAAIGRHGAGERLARHRHAQGYVAVVLDGGYLEAGESGRIRARAGMAVVHHAWSAHQDGFGATGAQVLNLPLPAGLAEGPVRITDPDAVARLAERDPLAAAELVRETAAALAAPPSDWPDLLAAALAADPSLPIRDWAHATSLDPASVSRGFARAYGVSPKRFRLELRTRRAVRALTGWRGTLAALAAEHGFADQAHFARAAGALTGLPPSRLRLLR; encoded by the coding sequence GTGACCTTCCACGCCGCCATCGGCCGCCACGGCGCGGGCGAGCGGCTGGCACGGCACCGGCATGCGCAGGGCTATGTCGCGGTCGTGCTCGACGGCGGCTATCTCGAAGCGGGCGAGAGCGGCCGCATCCGCGCGCGGGCGGGGATGGCGGTCGTCCATCACGCCTGGTCGGCGCACCAGGACGGGTTCGGCGCGACCGGCGCGCAGGTGCTCAACCTGCCGCTGCCTGCCGGGCTGGCCGAGGGCCCGGTGCGCATCACCGACCCCGATGCGGTCGCGCGCCTCGCCGAACGCGATCCCCTCGCCGCTGCGGAACTGGTCCGCGAAACCGCCGCCGCGCTCGCCGCTCCTCCCAGTGACTGGCCCGACCTGCTCGCCGCCGCGCTCGCGGCCGATCCGTCGTTGCCGATCCGCGATTGGGCGCACGCGACCAGCCTCGATCCCGCCTCGGTCAGCCGCGGCTTCGCGCGCGCCTATGGCGTCAGCCCCAAGCGCTTCCGGCTCGAACTGCGCACCCGTCGCGCCGTTCGCGCACTCACGGGCTGGCGCGGCACGCTCGCCGCGCTCGCCGCCGAGCATGGCTTTGCCGATCAGGCGCATTTCGCCCGCGCCGCCGGGGCGCTCACCGGCCTTCCACCCTCGCGGCTGCGCTTGCTGCGCTAG
- the recF gene encoding DNA replication/repair protein RecF, translating to MALARLVLTDFRNHAAATLTPGAGFVVLTGDNGAGKTNVLEAVSLLAPGRGLRRAPLPEIARQGGNGGFAVAATLADGIEIGTGTQAAAPERRVVRVNGAAAAAASLAEWLTVLWLTPAMDRLFVEPASERRRFLDRLTLALAPGHAHHTARYEAAMRERNRLLAAEEPADPDWLTALEARMAEHGAAIDAARRGAVEALAARLADQAEGPFARAGLALEGQAVADLAHALRSGRTRDAAAGRTLAGPHRQDLAVTHLGKGQPAQLCSTGEQKALLLGIVLAHAELVADRTGRAPVLLLDEVAAHLDPSRRRALFERLAGRGQVWMTGTEPELFEGIGEATRYTVRDGVVSLD from the coding sequence ATGGCCCTCGCCCGCCTCGTCCTCACCGATTTCCGCAACCATGCGGCCGCCACCCTGACCCCCGGGGCCGGGTTCGTGGTGCTGACCGGGGACAATGGCGCGGGCAAGACCAATGTGCTCGAGGCGGTGTCGCTGCTCGCGCCCGGACGGGGCCTGCGCCGTGCGCCACTGCCCGAGATCGCGCGGCAGGGCGGCAACGGCGGGTTCGCGGTGGCGGCGACTTTGGCCGACGGGATCGAAATCGGCACCGGAACGCAGGCGGCCGCGCCCGAGCGGCGCGTGGTGCGCGTCAACGGCGCGGCGGCGGCGGCGGCGAGCCTCGCCGAATGGCTCACCGTGCTGTGGCTGACCCCGGCGATGGACCGGCTGTTCGTCGAACCGGCGAGCGAACGGCGGCGCTTCCTCGATCGGCTGACCCTCGCGCTGGCGCCGGGGCATGCGCACCACACCGCGCGCTACGAGGCGGCGATGCGCGAGCGCAACCGGCTGCTGGCGGCCGAGGAACCGGCCGATCCCGACTGGCTGACCGCGCTGGAGGCACGCATGGCCGAGCATGGCGCGGCGATCGATGCAGCGCGGCGCGGCGCGGTCGAGGCGCTGGCGGCGCGGTTGGCGGACCAGGCCGAGGGGCCGTTCGCACGGGCGGGGCTGGCGCTCGAAGGGCAGGCCGTGGCCGATCTGGCGCACGCGCTGCGCTCAGGCCGCACGCGCGATGCTGCCGCGGGGCGCACGCTCGCCGGGCCACATCGGCAAGACCTCGCCGTCACCCATCTCGGCAAGGGCCAGCCCGCGCAGCTTTGTTCGACCGGGGAGCAAAAGGCGCTGCTGCTCGGCATCGTCCTCGCCCATGCCGAGCTGGTCGCGGATCGCACCGGCCGCGCGCCGGTGCTGCTGCTCGACGAGGTCGCCGCGCATCTCGACCCCAGCCGCAGGCGCGCGCTGTTCGAGCGGCTCGCGGGGCGCGGACAG
- a CDS encoding VOC family protein, producing the protein MPDHRIAAILPCQDLDRSQAFYERLGFVPESDYGDYRILTDGKGWDLHLRAEDMSALQAPYNPFGLYLYVDDVDAVADRVREAIIEPGAPHLKPWGTYEFAVSDPDGVLVRVGRIAAR; encoded by the coding sequence ATGCCCGACCACCGGATAGCGGCGATTCTGCCGTGCCAGGACCTCGACCGCAGCCAGGCCTTTTACGAGCGGCTCGGCTTCGTACCGGAGAGCGACTATGGCGACTATCGCATCCTGACCGACGGCAAGGGCTGGGACCTGCACCTGCGCGCCGAGGACATGTCGGCGCTGCAGGCGCCGTACAATCCGTTCGGCCTGTACCTCTATGTCGACGATGTCGATGCCGTCGCGGACCGTGTGCGCGAGGCGATCATCGAGCCGGGCGCGCCGCACCTCAAGCCATGGGGCACTTACGAGTTCGCGGTGAGCGATCCCGATGGGGTGCTGGTGCGCGTCGGGCGGATCGCCGCACGGTAG
- the rph gene encoding ribonuclease PH, with amino-acid sequence MRPSGRAPDQMRAISIEPNFTIHAEGSVLIAFGNTKVLVTASVEERVPPFLRGKGQGWVTAEYGMLPRATHTRGSREAAKGKQSGRTQEIQRLIGRSLRAVTDLTTLGERQITLDCDVIQADGGTRTAAISGAWVALRLAVDKLLQSGALESDPIRQQVAAVSCGIYQGTPVLDLDYDEDSAADADANFVLLSDGKIAEAQATAEGACYDEEGLLRLLRLARIGCNDIFAAQLKAVGR; translated from the coding sequence ATGCGCCCAAGCGGCCGCGCCCCCGATCAGATGCGCGCGATTTCGATCGAGCCCAATTTCACCATCCATGCCGAGGGTTCGGTGCTGATCGCGTTCGGCAACACCAAGGTGCTGGTCACCGCCAGCGTCGAGGAGCGCGTGCCGCCCTTCCTGCGCGGCAAGGGGCAGGGCTGGGTCACCGCCGAATACGGCATGCTCCCGCGCGCCACGCACACCCGCGGCAGCCGCGAGGCGGCGAAGGGCAAGCAGTCGGGCCGCACCCAGGAGATCCAGCGGCTGATCGGCCGATCCTTGCGCGCGGTCACCGATCTCACCACGCTCGGCGAGCGCCAGATCACCCTCGACTGCGACGTGATCCAGGCCGATGGCGGCACCCGCACCGCGGCGATCTCGGGCGCCTGGGTCGCGCTGCGCCTCGCGGTCGACAAATTGCTCCAGTCGGGCGCGCTCGAGAGCGATCCGATCCGCCAGCAGGTCGCCGCCGTCAGCTGCGGCATCTACCAGGGCACGCCCGTCCTCGACCTCGACTATGACGAGGACAGCGCGGCCGACGCCGACGCGAACTTCGTCCTCCTCTCCGACGGCAAGATCGCCGAGGCGCAGGCGACGGCCGAGGGCGCCTGCTATGACGAGGAGGGGCTGCTCCGCCTGCTCCGCCTCGCGCGCATCGGCTGCAACGACATCTTCGCCGCCCAGTTGAAGGCGGTCGGCCGGTGA
- a CDS encoding VOC family protein yields MGVLGMGGLFFRAKDPDALNSWYREHLGVGAGCNADGEGEPDEWFWQVQGGPMVFAPFKADTDYFAADKAFMINLRVRDLEGLLEQLNAAGIAIITKDEWDTPETGKFARIHDPEGNAIELWEPPA; encoded by the coding sequence ATGGGCGTACTCGGTATGGGCGGGCTGTTCTTCCGGGCGAAGGATCCCGATGCGCTGAACAGCTGGTATCGCGAGCATCTGGGCGTCGGCGCCGGATGCAATGCCGATGGCGAGGGCGAGCCCGACGAGTGGTTCTGGCAGGTGCAGGGCGGGCCGATGGTGTTCGCGCCGTTCAAGGCCGACACCGACTATTTCGCCGCGGACAAGGCGTTCATGATCAACCTGCGCGTCCGCGACCTGGAGGGGTTGCTCGAGCAGCTCAACGCTGCGGGGATCGCGATCATCACCAAGGACGAATGGGACACGCCCGAGACGGGCAAGTTCGCGCGAATCCACGATCCCGAGGGCAATGCGATCGAGCTGTGGGAGCCGCCGGCATGA
- the thrS gene encoding threonine--tRNA ligase has translation MFRITLPDGSVREVAPGTTPADIAAAIGPGLAKAAIAARVDGELRDITRPLEGNVQLALVTSRDEADALELARHDYAHVLAEAVQSLFPGTQITFGPATDDGFYYDFAPKGRPFTEEDLPAIEEAMRKIIAQDQPLIREVWSRADLIARWKAQGETFKAEWAAELPENEELTVYRAGKGEDAWLDMCRGPHLASTGKLDPQAFKLTRVSGAYWRGDQKNAMLSRIYGTGWLNKKQLDAHLHKLEEAAKRDHRKLGQEMDLFHLQAEAHGSVFWHPKGYMIWRELEAYMRRAIDAAGYREVKTPQVMDARQWEQSGHWGKYRENMFVIPDEVPNVEEDGPLVSNDAEWMALKPMNCPAHILIFKQGIKSYRDLPLRFYENGCCHRNEPHGALHGLMRVRQFTQDDAHIFCREDQIVDEVQAFCALADRIYRDFGFTYSIKLALRPDKRFGTEEMWDQAEAELRDAVVRAGLATPEYGWEELPGEGAFYAPKLEWHLTDAIGRTWQVGTIQSDRVLPDRLDASYVGEDGERHRPVMLHRAIFGSYERFIGILIEHFAGRLPAWLAPVQAVVATIVSDADDYAKNAVTQLKAAGIRAESDLRNEKINYKVREHSLAKVPHLLVVGKREAEEGTVAIRSLGVEGQRVIPLAEAIAWLKGEGTPPDLRG, from the coding sequence ATGTTCCGAATTACGCTGCCCGACGGTTCCGTCCGCGAGGTAGCCCCGGGGACCACCCCGGCGGACATCGCCGCGGCGATCGGTCCGGGCCTCGCCAAGGCGGCGATCGCCGCGCGCGTCGACGGCGAACTGCGCGACATCACCCGCCCGCTGGAGGGCAACGTGCAACTCGCGCTCGTCACCTCGCGCGACGAGGCCGATGCGCTCGAGCTTGCGCGCCACGACTATGCGCACGTCCTCGCCGAGGCGGTGCAGTCGCTGTTCCCGGGCACGCAGATCACCTTCGGCCCGGCGACCGACGACGGCTTTTATTACGACTTCGCCCCCAAGGGCCGGCCCTTTACCGAGGAGGACCTGCCCGCGATCGAGGAGGCGATGCGCAAGATCATCGCGCAGGACCAGCCACTGATCCGCGAGGTGTGGAGCCGCGCCGACCTCATCGCGCGCTGGAAAGCGCAGGGCGAGACGTTCAAGGCCGAATGGGCGGCCGAGCTGCCCGAGAATGAGGAACTGACCGTCTATCGCGCGGGCAAGGGCGAGGACGCCTGGCTCGACATGTGCCGCGGCCCGCACCTTGCCTCGACCGGCAAGCTCGATCCCCAGGCATTCAAGCTGACGCGCGTCTCGGGCGCCTATTGGCGCGGCGACCAGAAGAACGCGATGCTCTCGCGCATCTACGGCACCGGCTGGCTCAACAAAAAGCAGCTCGACGCGCACCTCCACAAGCTCGAGGAAGCGGCCAAGCGCGACCATCGCAAGCTCGGGCAGGAGATGGACTTGTTCCACCTCCAGGCCGAGGCGCACGGCAGCGTCTTCTGGCACCCCAAGGGCTATATGATCTGGCGCGAGCTGGAGGCCTATATGCGCCGCGCGATCGACGCCGCCGGCTATCGCGAGGTCAAGACCCCGCAGGTGATGGACGCGCGCCAGTGGGAGCAGTCGGGCCATTGGGGCAAGTATCGCGAGAACATGTTCGTCATCCCCGACGAGGTGCCGAACGTCGAGGAGGACGGCCCGCTCGTCTCGAACGACGCCGAGTGGATGGCATTGAAGCCGATGAACTGCCCGGCGCACATCCTGATCTTCAAGCAGGGGATCAAGTCGTACCGCGACCTGCCGCTGCGCTTCTACGAAAATGGCTGCTGCCACCGCAACGAGCCGCACGGCGCGCTGCACGGCCTGATGCGCGTGCGCCAGTTCACCCAGGACGACGCGCACATCTTCTGCCGCGAGGACCAGATCGTCGACGAGGTGCAGGCGTTCTGCGCGCTCGCCGACCGCATCTATCGCGACTTCGGCTTCACCTATTCGATCAAGCTCGCGTTGCGCCCCGACAAGCGCTTCGGCACCGAGGAGATGTGGGACCAGGCCGAGGCGGAGCTGCGCGACGCCGTGGTCCGCGCCGGCCTCGCGACGCCCGAATATGGCTGGGAGGAACTTCCGGGCGAGGGCGCCTTCTACGCGCCCAAGCTCGAATGGCACCTCACTGACGCGATCGGGCGGACGTGGCAGGTCGGCACGATCCAGTCGGACCGCGTGCTGCCCGACCGCCTCGACGCGTCCTATGTCGGCGAGGATGGCGAGCGCCATCGCCCGGTGATGCTCCACCGCGCGATCTTCGGCTCGTACGAGCGCTTCATTGGCATCCTGATCGAGCATTTCGCCGGCCGCCTGCCGGCTTGGCTCGCGCCGGTCCAGGCGGTGGTCGCGACGATCGTCTCCGACGCCGATGATTACGCCAAGAACGCTGTCACCCAGCTCAAGGCCGCCGGCATCCGCGCCGAGAGCGACCTGCGCAACGAGAAGATCAACTACAAGGTGCGCGAGCATTCGCTGGCGAAGGTCCCGCACCTGCTGGTGGTCGGCAAGCGCGAGGCGGAGGAGGGCACCGTCGCCATCCGCAGCCTCGGCGTCGAGGGGCAGCGCGTGATCCCGCTCGCCGAGGCGATCGCCTGGCTCAAGGGCGAGGGCACGCCGCCGGACCTGCGGGGGTGA